A single region of the Gemella sp. zg-570 genome encodes:
- the gatB gene encoding Asp-tRNA(Asn)/Glu-tRNA(Gln) amidotransferase subunit GatB, translating into MHFETVIGLEVHVELKTNSKIFSSSPAHFGAEPNTNTSVIDLGYPGVLPVVNKRAVEWGMKAAMALNMTVAKESKFDRKNYFYPDNPKAYQISQFDQPIGENGWIDIEVNGKTKRIGITRAHLEEDAGKLTHRNGYSLVDLNRQGTPLIEIVSEPDIRTPEEAYAYLEKLRSIIQYIEVSDVKMEEGSMRCDANISIRPYGQEKFGTKTELKNLNSFTFVKKGLEFEEKRQEQVILSGGEIKQETRRFDETTGTTKLMRVKEGSDDYRYFPEPDIVPMRISDEWIEEVRLTIPELPDARKKRYQEELGLPAYDAHVLTLTKEMSDMFEEAVSNGGDPKLVSNYLMVDVNAYLNKEQKTLKETKITGASLAGMVKLITDGTISSKIAKKVFAELIENGGNAEEIVKAKGLVQVSDTSQLLTWVSEVLDNNPKSIEDFKNGKDRAIGFLVGQIMKVSKGQANPQIINKMLLEEIAKR; encoded by the coding sequence ATGCATTTTGAAACAGTAATCGGACTTGAAGTCCATGTAGAATTAAAAACAAATTCAAAAATTTTCTCATCATCACCAGCACATTTTGGTGCAGAACCAAACACGAATACAAGTGTTATTGATTTAGGTTATCCAGGAGTATTGCCAGTAGTTAATAAACGTGCGGTTGAATGGGGAATGAAAGCAGCTATGGCTCTTAATATGACCGTAGCAAAAGAATCAAAATTTGATAGAAAAAATTATTTTTATCCAGACAATCCCAAGGCATATCAAATTTCACAGTTTGACCAGCCAATAGGAGAAAATGGTTGGATAGATATAGAAGTTAATGGAAAAACAAAACGTATTGGTATAACTCGTGCCCATCTTGAAGAAGATGCAGGAAAATTAACTCACAGAAATGGTTATTCTCTAGTCGACCTTAATCGTCAAGGAACGCCATTAATTGAAATAGTTTCTGAACCAGATATAAGAACTCCTGAAGAAGCCTATGCCTATCTTGAAAAATTACGTTCAATTATTCAATACATTGAAGTATCAGACGTAAAAATGGAAGAGGGGTCTATGAGATGTGATGCTAATATATCTATAAGACCTTATGGTCAAGAAAAATTTGGTACAAAAACAGAATTAAAAAATCTAAATTCATTTACTTTTGTAAAAAAAGGATTAGAATTTGAAGAAAAAAGACAAGAACAAGTTATTCTATCTGGTGGAGAAATAAAACAAGAAACTCGACGTTTTGATGAAACAACAGGCACAACAAAACTTATGAGGGTTAAAGAGGGTTCAGATGATTATAGATATTTCCCAGAACCTGATATAGTCCCTATGAGAATATCTGATGAATGGATAGAAGAAGTTCGTTTGACAATTCCTGAATTACCCGACGCACGTAAGAAACGTTACCAAGAAGAATTAGGGCTACCAGCCTACGACGCTCATGTGCTGACACTTACAAAAGAAATGTCTGATATGTTTGAAGAAGCTGTTTCAAATGGAGGCGACCCTAAATTAGTATCAAATTATTTAATGGTTGATGTCAACGCATATTTAAACAAAGAACAAAAAACACTGAAAGAAACAAAAATAACTGGAGCTAGTCTTGCTGGAATGGTCAAGTTAATAACTGACGGAACTATTTCAAGTAAGATAGCTAAAAAAGTTTTTGCAGAACTTATCGAAAATGGTGGTAATGCAGAAGAAATAGTAAAAGCTAAAGGTCTAGTTCAAGTTTCTGATACAAGCCAGCTATTAACGTGGGTAAGTGAAGTACTAGATAATAATCCTAAATCAATAGAAGATTTTAAAAATGGAAAAGACAGAGCAATAGGTTTCTTAGTTGGACAAATTATGAAAGTTTCTAAGGGGCAAGCTAACCCACAAATAATTAATAAAATGTTACTAGAAGAAATAGCAAAAAGATAA
- a CDS encoding nitroreductase family protein, whose amino-acid sequence MNEVIKTINNHRSNRSFVKGYKLHKEELDIIIKSSKQAPSWMNGQHYSIVVIDDEDLKNTIWELSKSNIHISTSSVFLLYCADLTRHKLSSEKHFSNFNIEDNLDTIITATTDVALAMQNAVLAAESLGYGTVCCGAIRSAAKELIEILEMPKYTYPICGISI is encoded by the coding sequence ATGAATGAGGTAATAAAAACTATAAACAATCATCGTTCAAATAGAAGTTTTGTTAAGGGATATAAATTACACAAAGAAGAATTAGATATAATAATAAAATCTAGCAAACAAGCACCTAGTTGGATGAATGGTCAACACTATAGTATAGTAGTGATAGACGATGAAGATTTAAAAAATACAATATGGGAATTATCAAAATCTAATATTCATATATCTACAAGTTCTGTATTTTTATTATATTGTGCAGATTTAACTAGACATAAATTATCAAGTGAAAAACATTTTTCTAATTTTAATATTGAAGATAATTTAGATACAATAATAACTGCAACTACTGATGTTGCACTGGCTATGCAAAATGCAGTTTTAGCAGCAGAATCATTAGGATATGGTACTGTTTGTTGTGGTGCTATAAGGTCAGCTGCCAAAGAATTAATAGAAATATTAGAAATGCCAAAATATACCTATCCAATTTGTGGAATAAGTATATGA
- the gatA gene encoding Asp-tRNA(Asn)/Glu-tRNA(Gln) amidotransferase subunit GatA produces MTLMYESIESLEAKLKNKEVKPSELVETSLKRIKETDEKIGSFITLTEELALDKAKELDISQEKNDFSGKLFGVPMGIKDNIITKNVETTCASKILQGFNPIYDATVMNKLNAENPILIGKLNMDEFAMGGSTENSYYKSCRNPHDLDAVPGGSSGGSATSVSVGQVPFTLGSDTGGSVRQPASYCGIVGLKPTYGRVSRFGLVAFASSLDQIGPMTRTVKDNARILEIISGLDENDMTSAPVDVPKFSEIITGNVKGLKIALPKEYFGEGIDKEVRNSVLEAVKYLESQGAIVEEVSLPNTSYSIESYYIIASAEASSNLSRFDGIRYGYRSENASNLEEIYKKTRGEGFGAEVKRRIMLGTYVLSSGYYDAYYKKAQKVRTLIKQDFDKVFEKYDVVIGPTAPTVAFNIGEEITDPVTMYANDILTIPVNMAGLPAISIPCGFKGKRPIGMQIIGKPFAESTIYDVAYNYESHYNLHNKKIEL; encoded by the coding sequence ATGACTTTAATGTATGAAAGTATAGAAAGTTTAGAAGCTAAACTAAAAAATAAAGAAGTAAAACCTTCTGAATTAGTTGAAACTTCTTTAAAAAGAATTAAAGAAACTGATGAAAAAATTGGTTCTTTTATTACTTTAACAGAAGAATTAGCTTTAGATAAAGCTAAAGAGTTAGATATTAGTCAAGAAAAAAATGATTTCTCTGGGAAACTTTTTGGTGTACCTATGGGAATAAAAGACAATATAATAACAAAAAATGTAGAAACTACTTGTGCATCAAAAATATTACAAGGATTTAATCCTATATATGATGCTACAGTTATGAATAAATTGAATGCAGAAAATCCAATTTTAATAGGAAAATTAAATATGGATGAATTTGCAATGGGTGGGTCAACAGAAAATTCATATTACAAATCTTGCCGCAACCCTCATGACTTAGATGCTGTACCAGGTGGTTCTTCTGGAGGAAGTGCAACTTCTGTTTCAGTTGGGCAAGTGCCATTCACTTTGGGAAGTGATACTGGTGGTTCTGTTCGTCAACCTGCTTCTTATTGCGGGATAGTAGGACTTAAACCAACTTATGGTCGTGTATCAAGATTTGGTTTGGTTGCTTTTGCATCATCGCTAGACCAAATAGGACCTATGACTAGAACAGTAAAAGACAATGCACGAATTTTAGAAATAATTTCTGGTCTTGATGAAAATGATATGACAAGTGCTCCAGTTGATGTTCCTAAATTTAGTGAAATAATTACTGGTAACGTTAAAGGACTTAAAATAGCCCTACCTAAAGAATATTTTGGCGAAGGAATAGACAAAGAAGTTAGAAATAGTGTCTTAGAAGCTGTTAAATATTTAGAAAGTCAAGGAGCAATAGTAGAAGAAGTTTCTCTACCTAATACATCTTACTCAATAGAGTCGTATTACATTATTGCTTCTGCTGAAGCTAGTTCAAATCTTTCACGTTTTGACGGTATTCGTTACGGCTATAGAAGTGAGAATGCTAGCAACCTGGAAGAAATTTATAAAAAAACTCGTGGAGAAGGTTTTGGTGCTGAAGTAAAACGTCGTATCATGCTAGGAACTTATGTATTATCTTCTGGTTACTATGACGCTTATTATAAAAAAGCCCAAAAAGTTCGTACACTAATCAAACAAGATTTTGATAAAGTTTTTGAAAAATATGATGTAGTTATTGGACCAACAGCACCGACAGTAGCCTTTAATATTGGAGAAGAAATTACAGACCCAGTAACAATGTATGCTAATGATATTTTAACAATTCCTGTTAATATGGCTGGTTTACCTGCTATAAGTATTCCTTGTGGTTTCAAGGGTAAACGTCCTATAGGTATGCAGATAATTGGTAAACCATTTGCTGAATCAACTATATATGATGTTGCTTATAACTACGAATCACACTATAATTTACACAATAAAAAAATTGAACTTTAA